The following are from one region of the Bacillus methanolicus MGA3 genome:
- a CDS encoding MerR family transcriptional regulator, with translation MDGHLKIDDVAKQSGLSKRTIRYYEEIGLLPSPPRSKGGTRLYTQEHVEFLKKITITKEVLGFSLQELQRFISLQNAFESQRVDYRQVVDPRERKEKLIEIIEILDDQLEIIEEKIRKILSVQTELVSLRERARARIEKIDEELSKR, from the coding sequence ATGGATGGGCATTTGAAAATAGATGATGTAGCTAAACAGAGTGGTTTAAGTAAAAGAACCATTAGGTACTATGAAGAGATTGGTCTTTTGCCTTCTCCTCCTCGCAGTAAAGGGGGGACAAGGCTTTATACACAAGAACATGTTGAGTTTTTGAAAAAGATTACGATTACCAAAGAAGTATTAGGGTTTTCCCTACAAGAACTGCAGCGCTTCATTTCACTTCAAAATGCATTTGAAAGTCAGCGAGTAGATTATAGACAGGTTGTCGATCCAAGGGAACGGAAGGAAAAGTTGATTGAAATTATAGAAATCCTCGATGACCAACTCGAAATAATCGAGGAAAAGATTCGGAAAATTCTTAGTGTTCAAACTGAACTGGTAAGTCTTAGAGAACGTGCGCGAGCTAGGATTGAAAAAATCGACGAGGAGCTATCAAAACGATAA
- a CDS encoding MFS transporter, which yields MQSKSTLIKEELQPRSVGILQQPKAVWAVAFACVISFMGLGLVDPILPAIGKKLHATPSQVSLLFSSYTFITGLAMLITGVVSSRFGTKRTLLTGTFLIVVFSILGGFSGSIGQLVGYRAGWGLGNALFIATALSAIVGLSTSGPAKAIVLYEAALGLGISVGPLLGGELGSISWRGPFFGVGVLMALAFLSILILLPKLPKSKVRTSLLDPFKALRYRGLLTLGITALCYNFGFFTLLAYTPFVMNLDEHGLGYVFFGWGILLAITSVFVAPKFQSRFRTVPSMCAMLFCFAVTLLVMGIWTSSQMVVIVAVIIAGAFLGVNNTLITTAVMVAAPVERSTASAAYSFIRFVFGAAGPWLAGKLAEWYNPHIPFYVGAIAVVCGILAILLGNKHLQHIDKAVASHH from the coding sequence ATGCAATCTAAATCTACATTAATTAAAGAGGAGCTTCAACCTCGAAGTGTCGGAATTTTACAACAGCCCAAAGCGGTATGGGCAGTAGCTTTTGCATGCGTGATTTCATTCATGGGGCTAGGTCTTGTTGACCCCATCCTCCCTGCAATAGGGAAAAAATTACACGCCACCCCCAGCCAAGTTTCCCTGTTGTTTTCAAGCTATACTTTTATTACAGGGTTGGCAATGTTAATCACTGGAGTTGTTTCTAGTAGATTTGGAACGAAAAGGACTCTGTTAACAGGAACTTTCCTTATTGTTGTATTTTCAATCCTAGGTGGTTTTTCAGGGAGCATTGGACAGCTTGTAGGGTATAGAGCTGGTTGGGGTCTTGGTAATGCTTTGTTCATCGCCACAGCTCTGTCCGCTATTGTGGGATTATCTACAAGCGGACCAGCTAAAGCAATTGTTTTGTACGAAGCTGCTCTTGGGTTGGGAATATCCGTTGGACCGCTGTTAGGAGGAGAATTGGGTTCTATCTCTTGGCGTGGACCGTTCTTCGGCGTAGGTGTTCTCATGGCGTTGGCATTCCTTTCGATTCTCATCTTGTTGCCAAAATTGCCGAAATCAAAGGTGCGCACGTCTCTGCTAGACCCATTTAAAGCACTGCGTTACCGTGGACTTTTAACATTGGGGATTACTGCATTGTGCTATAATTTTGGCTTTTTTACCTTATTGGCTTATACGCCATTTGTCATGAACTTAGATGAACACGGACTTGGTTATGTTTTCTTTGGTTGGGGGATTCTTCTTGCCATTACCTCAGTCTTCGTAGCACCTAAGTTTCAGAGTCGATTCAGAACCGTTCCTTCGATGTGTGCCATGTTATTTTGTTTTGCCGTTACTCTTCTCGTTATGGGGATTTGGACATCCTCTCAAATGGTTGTGATTGTGGCTGTTATCATAGCCGGAGCATTCTTAGGTGTAAATAATACATTAATTACAACCGCAGTAATGGTCGCAGCCCCGGTTGAACGCTCTACAGCTTCCGCAGCATATAGCTTTATCCGATTCGTTTTTGGAGCCGCAGGTCCATGGTTAGCAGGAAAATTAGCCGAATGGTACAACCCACATATTCCCTTCTACGTTGGCGCTATTGCTGTGGTCTGTGGAATTTTAGCCATTTTGCTCGGAAACAAACACCTTCAGCATATTGATAAAGCAGTTGCATCACACCACTAA
- a CDS encoding lipid II flippase Amj family protein: MELITSKVIIISFLLLIITMVETLAYATRISGARVKLIATALSLFSTLVIVSRFSTMIEQPLTAKLIAEAPDINKLSFIEEQYRILIGVTSIGVLFGILLFPTFINIFSRAIVQLSNERGSIMALFINQFNRNGIKKVFMYFRLPRLTYLKGITLKTIPKRLFVINVIISAVFTIGVLSSIYASMLVPKDYAQAALMSSGIINGIATILLTLFIDPKASVLADRVIKNQSDYIYLKSYSLTMICSKLLGTIVAQLLFIPAAYYVAWFAKWI; encoded by the coding sequence ATGGAACTAATTACAAGTAAAGTTATTATAATTTCTTTTTTGTTATTGATAATAACAATGGTTGAGACTTTAGCCTATGCAACGAGGATTTCGGGAGCAAGAGTGAAATTAATTGCAACTGCATTATCTTTGTTTAGTACATTAGTGATTGTTTCAAGGTTTTCTACAATGATTGAACAACCTTTAACAGCAAAACTTATTGCAGAGGCACCTGATATAAACAAATTAAGCTTTATAGAGGAACAATATAGGATTTTAATTGGGGTAACATCTATTGGGGTCTTGTTTGGAATTCTTCTTTTTCCAACATTCATCAATATCTTTTCACGAGCCATTGTTCAATTATCTAATGAACGGGGCTCAATAATGGCACTATTTATTAATCAATTTAATCGGAACGGCATTAAAAAGGTTTTTATGTATTTTAGACTCCCCAGATTGACATACCTAAAAGGAATTACGTTAAAAACAATTCCTAAACGTCTCTTTGTTATTAATGTCATAATTTCTGCTGTATTTACTATTGGGGTACTTTCATCTATATATGCATCAATGTTAGTTCCTAAAGATTATGCTCAGGCTGCATTAATGTCATCTGGGATTATAAATGGTATAGCAACTATTTTATTAACATTGTTTATTGACCCAAAAGCTTCAGTTTTAGCTGATAGAGTGATTAAAAATCAAAGTGATTATATTTATTTAAAAAGTTACTCTTTAACAATGATTTGTTCGAAATTACTGGGTACAATTGTGGCTCAACTTTTGTTTATTCCTGCTGCCTATTACGTCGCTTGGTTTGCCAAGTGGATATAA
- a CDS encoding IS110 family transposase: MNPVVGLDVAKGESQVQAFLYKKKPYKSSFKVAHILEGLEELTLIS; encoded by the coding sequence ATGAATCCAGTAGTTGGTCTGGATGTAGCGAAAGGTGAAAGTCAGGTTCAAGCGTTCTTGTATAAGAAGAAGCCTTATAAAAGCAGTTTTAAAGTAGCACATATCCTTGAAGGACTAGAAGAGCTTACACTGATATCTTAG
- a CDS encoding DUF4181 domain-containing protein codes for MLYSFRAFMEWKYDKKPKHYLLTISYLLMYFIILAIEILSN; via the coding sequence GTGTTATATAGTTTTCGTGCGTTTATGGAGTGGAAGTATGATAAAAAACCAAAACATTACTTATTAACTATCAGCTATTTATTAATGTACTTTATCATATTGGCAATAGAGATTTTGTCAAACTAA